In one Arachis duranensis cultivar V14167 chromosome 9, aradu.V14167.gnm2.J7QH, whole genome shotgun sequence genomic region, the following are encoded:
- the LOC107465965 gene encoding dof zinc finger protein DOF4.6 isoform X2: protein MDTAQWPQIVVKPIEEIVVGTNTSSCHQSKPPSSNNLASENNNNNNTIKKPRPQKEQALNCPRCHSTNTKFCYYNNYSLTQPRYFCKTCRRYWTEGGSLRNIPVGGGSRKNKRSSTSISSSPSPPSPNKNIKLIGKVVHQGQDLNLAFPSDLVVHQQNNNNNNNTLSSSSSSSTITSTVTTTTTTTPPSSTTQFSAMELLTGITSANSRGGLGLNSFLPHHPPDPNTVLYNNSTFALQDFNKTAGLNFSLDGIGIGIVGSGFAGLHHHQQDQTSGGGNNNGRLLFPFEDLNQVSNADAIDHQSNSKVHQQGDSSGYWSGMLGGGSW from the exons ATGGACACAGCTCAGTGGCCACag ATTGTGGTGAAGCCAATAGAAGAGATAGTTGTGGGAACAAACACATCATCATGTCATCAATCAAAACCACCATCTTCTAATAATCTTGCATCAgagaataataacaacaacaataccaTCAAGAAACCAAGGCCACAGAAAGAGCAAGCCCTAAACTGTCCAAGGTGCCATTCAACAAACACAAAGTTCTGTTACTACAACAACTACAGCCTTACACAACCAAGGTACTTCTGCAAGACTTGTAGAAGGTACTGGACTGAAGGTGGGTCCCTTAGGAACATCCCTGTTGGTGGTGGATCCAGAAAGAACAAGAGATCTTCTacttcaatatcatcatcaccGTCACCGCCTTCACCCAACAAGAACATTAAGCTTATTGGTAAGGTAGTCCATCAAGGCCAAGATCTGAACTTGGCTTTTCCGTCTGATTTGGTTGTTCATCAAcaaaacaataacaacaacaataatactctttcttcttcttcttcttcttcaactattaCTAGTACtgttactactactactactactacacCACCCTCTTCTACTACTCAATTCTCAGCAATGGAGCTTCTTACTGGGATCACTTCAGCAAATTCAAGAGGGGGTTTGGGTTTGAACTCTTTCTTGCCTCATCATCCACCTGATCCAAACACAGTGCTGTACAATAATAGTACTTTTGCTCTTCAGGATTTCAATAAGACAGCAGGATTGAATTTCTCTTTGGATGGGATTGGGATTGGGATTGTAGGGAGTGGATTTGCAGgccttcatcatcatcaacaagaTCAGACAAGTGGTGGTGGGAATAATAATGGGAGACTTTTGTTTCCATTTGAGGATTTGAATCAGGTTTCTAACGCCGACGCAATTGATCATCAGAGTAATAGCAAGGTCCATCAACAAGGGGATTCAAGTGGATATTGGAGTGGGATGTTAGGTGGAGGATCATGGTAA
- the LOC107465965 gene encoding dof zinc finger protein DOF4.6 isoform X1: protein MDTAQWPQEIVVKPIEEIVVGTNTSSCHQSKPPSSNNLASENNNNNNTIKKPRPQKEQALNCPRCHSTNTKFCYYNNYSLTQPRYFCKTCRRYWTEGGSLRNIPVGGGSRKNKRSSTSISSSPSPPSPNKNIKLIGKVVHQGQDLNLAFPSDLVVHQQNNNNNNNTLSSSSSSSTITSTVTTTTTTTPPSSTTQFSAMELLTGITSANSRGGLGLNSFLPHHPPDPNTVLYNNSTFALQDFNKTAGLNFSLDGIGIGIVGSGFAGLHHHQQDQTSGGGNNNGRLLFPFEDLNQVSNADAIDHQSNSKVHQQGDSSGYWSGMLGGGSW, encoded by the exons ATGGACACAGCTCAGTGGCCACag GAGATTGTGGTGAAGCCAATAGAAGAGATAGTTGTGGGAACAAACACATCATCATGTCATCAATCAAAACCACCATCTTCTAATAATCTTGCATCAgagaataataacaacaacaataccaTCAAGAAACCAAGGCCACAGAAAGAGCAAGCCCTAAACTGTCCAAGGTGCCATTCAACAAACACAAAGTTCTGTTACTACAACAACTACAGCCTTACACAACCAAGGTACTTCTGCAAGACTTGTAGAAGGTACTGGACTGAAGGTGGGTCCCTTAGGAACATCCCTGTTGGTGGTGGATCCAGAAAGAACAAGAGATCTTCTacttcaatatcatcatcaccGTCACCGCCTTCACCCAACAAGAACATTAAGCTTATTGGTAAGGTAGTCCATCAAGGCCAAGATCTGAACTTGGCTTTTCCGTCTGATTTGGTTGTTCATCAAcaaaacaataacaacaacaataatactctttcttcttcttcttcttcttcaactattaCTAGTACtgttactactactactactactacacCACCCTCTTCTACTACTCAATTCTCAGCAATGGAGCTTCTTACTGGGATCACTTCAGCAAATTCAAGAGGGGGTTTGGGTTTGAACTCTTTCTTGCCTCATCATCCACCTGATCCAAACACAGTGCTGTACAATAATAGTACTTTTGCTCTTCAGGATTTCAATAAGACAGCAGGATTGAATTTCTCTTTGGATGGGATTGGGATTGGGATTGTAGGGAGTGGATTTGCAGgccttcatcatcatcaacaagaTCAGACAAGTGGTGGTGGGAATAATAATGGGAGACTTTTGTTTCCATTTGAGGATTTGAATCAGGTTTCTAACGCCGACGCAATTGATCATCAGAGTAATAGCAAGGTCCATCAACAAGGGGATTCAAGTGGATATTGGAGTGGGATGTTAGGTGGAGGATCATGGTAA